Proteins from a genomic interval of Microbacterium imperiale:
- a CDS encoding ParA family protein, with protein MSTIITYPRAYATVSGAHVTFVTLDGHAESIPAAPDEDVRHAIVRRATDEAKRTGATVELITSGDRGDHRLLVAPDGHLTPLEPAEPVATATTPTTTYGEEVSEEAPQPTAPDTPDTAAAEPPARPSFLAPASGLTTGAGGWRRFAQRLGITIKPSAAERQRTEWTSVVSRQWAGCRTIAIANGKGGVGKTMTTAMLSAVYAREGGGNVLAWDNNDTRGTLGWRTEQGLYDTTLRDLLPEASRLLALGAGISDITRFVHHQASDRYDVLRSNPELLATDQRIASAEFDLLMQVAARFYRLVLFDSGNDESAERWLRMVDNSYQLVIPTLATPESAESAALLLDALRGRDERSSLLADRAVVVVTQSEPSAAAAFRIADGFRDHVRAVQMIPFDPALKAGPLRFDALRRRTRDAWLATAAAVAEAL; from the coding sequence ATGAGCACGATCATCACCTACCCCCGCGCGTACGCGACGGTGAGCGGCGCACACGTGACTTTCGTCACGCTGGACGGTCATGCGGAGTCGATCCCCGCAGCCCCCGACGAAGACGTGCGGCACGCGATCGTCAGACGCGCGACTGACGAAGCCAAGCGCACGGGAGCGACCGTCGAACTGATCACCTCGGGCGATCGAGGCGACCACCGCCTACTCGTCGCGCCGGACGGGCACCTCACACCCCTCGAGCCCGCGGAACCGGTCGCCACCGCGACCACCCCGACAACGACGTATGGAGAGGAGGTGAGCGAAGAAGCTCCGCAGCCGACCGCGCCGGACACCCCCGACACGGCGGCTGCGGAGCCGCCCGCTCGCCCCTCCTTCCTCGCACCGGCATCCGGTCTCACCACAGGCGCGGGTGGTTGGCGACGATTCGCGCAGCGGTTGGGGATCACAATCAAGCCCTCGGCGGCCGAGCGTCAGCGCACAGAGTGGACGTCCGTCGTGTCGAGGCAGTGGGCCGGATGCCGCACGATTGCGATCGCAAACGGCAAAGGCGGCGTCGGCAAGACCATGACCACCGCGATGCTCTCGGCGGTCTACGCCCGCGAGGGCGGCGGCAATGTGCTCGCGTGGGACAACAACGACACCCGTGGAACGCTCGGGTGGCGCACCGAGCAAGGCCTCTACGACACAACGTTGCGCGACCTGCTGCCCGAGGCATCCCGCCTGCTCGCACTCGGCGCCGGGATCTCCGACATCACTCGCTTCGTGCACCACCAAGCCTCGGACCGCTACGACGTGCTTCGCTCGAACCCGGAGCTGCTCGCGACCGATCAGCGCATCGCATCGGCCGAGTTCGACCTGCTGATGCAGGTCGCGGCACGGTTCTACCGCCTCGTCCTCTTCGATTCGGGGAACGACGAATCGGCCGAGCGCTGGCTGCGCATGGTCGACAACTCGTACCAGCTCGTCATTCCGACGCTCGCGACACCCGAGTCCGCAGAGTCCGCCGCCTTACTGCTCGACGCACTCCGCGGACGCGACGAGCGATCCAGCCTCCTCGCCGACCGGGCGGTCGTCGTCGTGACCCAGTCGGAGCCCTCAGCCGCTGCCGCGTTCCGCATCGCGGACGGATTCCGGGATCACGTGCGCGCTGTGCAGATGATTCCGTTCGATCCCGCCCTCAAGGCCGGACCGCTCCGATTCGACGCGTTGCGGAGACGTACGCGCGACGCCTGGCTCGCAACCGCCGCAGCCGTTGCCGAAGCGCTGTAG